The following are encoded together in the Halomonas halophila genome:
- a CDS encoding flagellar hook-length control protein FliK, with amino-acid sequence MSGITPLIDTLLHQVLGKRVDTPAPQPLNQPVKPTSPADAPRALHSDSRLDARAPGPVVGEVARGQGREAPAPQAPSGGAPGSALTHFSATARTIADLLGRFPAPPSAVSPAAPLLAAGESATPEQLAQRLSGSIRDSGLFYESHLARWYRGDMPRQQLNREPQMLQLLQQLRFTPVASAPGGSSAVALATAAATAASVSASGAPASGNAEVLAARVQALQPPVPFLIRAAMPRGEAPVLMPSVAAGGNPQAPSPAPMMPGTAATPAGNEVASARGGVSAADAARAASASMADEAARVVEGRREPVADGLQHLVRHQLEMLATPQLRWEGDVWSGVFMALVIQLPHGRRDGHQQGEEGDESRQDESGGWRSRLTLEVAGLGPLEVSLWMREVRLDIDVQVRDAAVKSRLEEGLETLRQRLAGHGFDDVRLRLTLAAEGAE; translated from the coding sequence GTGAGCGGTATCACGCCGCTGATCGATACGCTCCTGCACCAGGTGCTGGGCAAGCGGGTCGATACGCCCGCGCCTCAGCCGCTCAATCAGCCGGTCAAGCCGACCTCGCCGGCCGATGCGCCGCGGGCCTTGCACAGCGACTCACGCCTCGATGCGCGGGCGCCCGGTCCCGTCGTCGGCGAGGTGGCTCGTGGCCAGGGGCGCGAGGCGCCTGCGCCACAGGCGCCATCTGGTGGCGCACCCGGCTCGGCCCTGACCCACTTCAGCGCCACGGCGCGTACCATTGCCGACCTGCTGGGGCGCTTCCCGGCGCCGCCGTCGGCGGTGTCGCCCGCCGCGCCGCTGCTGGCCGCCGGTGAGTCGGCCACGCCCGAGCAGCTCGCCCAGCGGCTCTCGGGCAGCATTCGCGACAGCGGCCTGTTCTACGAATCCCATCTGGCACGCTGGTATCGAGGCGACATGCCCCGCCAGCAGCTGAACCGCGAGCCGCAGATGCTGCAGCTTCTTCAGCAGCTGCGCTTCACGCCGGTGGCTTCCGCGCCGGGCGGCTCTTCCGCCGTGGCGCTGGCCACGGCCGCCGCAACGGCGGCTTCCGTGTCTGCTTCCGGCGCGCCTGCCTCCGGCAATGCTGAGGTGCTGGCCGCGCGCGTCCAGGCGCTGCAGCCGCCCGTCCCCTTCCTGATCCGAGCCGCCATGCCCCGGGGCGAGGCGCCCGTGCTGATGCCGAGCGTCGCGGCCGGGGGGAATCCCCAGGCGCCGTCGCCCGCGCCCATGATGCCCGGCACCGCGGCCACACCGGCAGGTAACGAGGTGGCGTCGGCCCGGGGGGGCGTGAGCGCCGCCGATGCGGCACGTGCGGCTTCCGCCTCGATGGCCGATGAGGCGGCTCGTGTCGTCGAGGGGCGTCGTGAACCGGTCGCCGACGGCCTGCAGCACCTGGTGCGCCATCAGCTGGAGATGCTGGCCACCCCCCAGCTGCGCTGGGAGGGTGACGTCTGGTCCGGGGTGTTCATGGCGCTGGTGATCCAGTTGCCACACGGACGTCGCGACGGTCACCAGCAAGGCGAAGAGGGCGACGAATCGCGCCAGGACGAGTCCGGCGGATGGCGTTCCCGACTGACGCTCGAGGTGGCCGGGCTGGGGCCGCTGGAGGTCTCGCTGTGGATGCGTGAGGTGCGCCTCGATATCGACGTGCAGGTCCGTGACGCCGCCGTGAAGTCACGGCTGGAGGAAGGGCTGGAGACCCTGCGCCA